A section of the Streptococcus oriscaviae genome encodes:
- a CDS encoding PTS fructose transporter subunit IIABC, whose translation MKIQDVLRKEVMLLDLQSTSKEAVIDEMIANLVDKGIVTDFDVFKAGIMNREAQTTTGLGDGIAMPHAKNAAVKEATVLFAKSKKGVDYESLDGQPTDLFFMIAAPEGANDTHLAALAELSKYLMKPDFADKLRNVSSPEGVLAVFDAVEAANKAAEAEVVAPTGERPFIVAVTACTTGIAHTYMAEEALKKQAAEMGIDIKVETNGASGVGNKLTAEDISRADGVIIASDKAVDMPRFNGKPLVSRPVAAGIKQAEELINTVLSGQASVYVAKEGASTVETTEKLSLGKAFYKHLMSGVSQMLPFVIGGGILIALAFLFDNLLGVPNENLSSLGSYNELASMFMSIGGAAFGFMLPLLAGFIAFSIAEKPGLVAGFVAGAIANNGLAYGKITYGAATSEIPAAVSSGFLGALVGGFIAGGVVLVLRNALRNLPKSLQGLNAILLLPLLGTAITGFLMFFVNIPMAAINTGMNNFLAGLEGSSAVLLGLVLGGMMAVDMGGPINKAAYVFGTGTLAATVSEGGSVAMAAVMAGGMVPPLAVFVATLLFKNKFSQEERNSGLTNIVMGLSFITEGAIPFGAADPARAIPSFIAGSALAGALVGLAGIKLMAPHGGIFVIALTTNPLLYIAFVLVGAVVSGVLYGALRKAK comes from the coding sequence ATGAAAATTCAGGACGTTTTGAGAAAAGAAGTCATGCTTCTTGACTTACAATCAACAAGCAAGGAAGCTGTCATCGACGAGATGATTGCTAACCTTGTTGATAAGGGAATTGTAACGGATTTTGATGTTTTTAAAGCGGGCATCATGAATCGTGAGGCACAGACAACAACCGGTCTTGGCGATGGTATTGCAATGCCACACGCTAAAAATGCAGCAGTAAAAGAAGCGACGGTTCTTTTTGCTAAGTCAAAGAAGGGCGTTGATTATGAGAGTTTGGATGGACAACCAACGGACTTGTTCTTTATGATTGCTGCTCCAGAAGGGGCTAACGATACTCACTTGGCTGCCTTGGCAGAATTGTCTAAGTACTTGATGAAGCCAGATTTTGCAGATAAGCTACGCAATGTATCCTCTCCTGAAGGTGTACTAGCTGTTTTTGATGCAGTAGAAGCAGCTAACAAAGCGGCTGAGGCAGAAGTTGTTGCTCCGACAGGAGAACGCCCATTCATCGTAGCTGTAACAGCTTGTACAACAGGTATCGCGCATACTTATATGGCAGAAGAAGCACTTAAAAAACAAGCAGCAGAGATGGGCATTGACATCAAGGTTGAAACCAATGGTGCTTCAGGTGTGGGCAACAAATTGACTGCAGAAGACATCAGCCGTGCAGACGGTGTTATCATCGCTTCTGATAAAGCGGTTGACATGCCTCGCTTCAATGGTAAGCCATTGGTATCACGTCCAGTAGCAGCTGGTATCAAACAAGCAGAAGAATTGATTAACACTGTTTTGTCTGGTCAGGCTAGCGTCTATGTAGCCAAGGAAGGAGCATCTACCGTGGAAACAACTGAAAAACTGAGCCTTGGTAAGGCATTCTACAAACACTTGATGAGCGGTGTATCACAAATGCTTCCGTTCGTTATCGGTGGCGGTATCCTGATTGCCCTTGCCTTCCTCTTTGATAACCTGTTGGGAGTTCCAAACGAAAACCTCAGCAGCCTTGGTTCGTACAATGAACTTGCATCTATGTTTATGAGTATCGGTGGTGCAGCCTTTGGCTTCATGTTGCCGCTGCTTGCAGGTTTTATCGCCTTCTCAATCGCTGAAAAACCTGGTTTGGTCGCAGGTTTCGTAGCGGGTGCTATTGCAAACAATGGTCTTGCTTATGGTAAGATTACTTACGGAGCTGCAACTTCTGAAATCCCTGCTGCAGTGTCATCAGGTTTCTTGGGCGCCCTTGTTGGTGGTTTCATTGCCGGTGGAGTTGTTCTTGTTCTTCGTAATGCTTTGCGTAACCTTCCAAAATCCTTACAAGGTCTAAATGCCATCCTCCTCTTGCCACTCCTTGGTACAGCGATTACAGGTTTCTTGATGTTCTTCGTCAATATTCCAATGGCAGCTATCAACACTGGTATGAACAATTTCTTGGCAGGTCTTGAAGGAAGTTCAGCAGTTCTCCTAGGACTTGTCCTTGGTGGTATGATGGCGGTTGATATGGGTGGTCCAATCAATAAGGCAGCTTATGTCTTTGGTACAGGTACCCTTGCAGCAACTGTTTCAGAAGGCGGTTCAGTAGCAATGGCAGCTGTTATGGCAGGTGGTATGGTTCCACCATTGGCAGTATTTGTAGCGACCCTTCTCTTTAAAAATAAATTCTCTCAAGAAGAGCGTAACTCAGGTTTGACCAATATCGTTATGGGTCTGTCCTTCATCACAGAGGGAGCTATCCCATTTGGAGCAGCTGACCCAGCCCGCGCTATTCCAAGCTTTATCGCAGGTTCTGCACTTGCAGGTGCACTTGTTGGTCTAGCAGGTATCAAATTGATGGCTCCTCATGGCGGTATCTTCGTTATCGCCTTGACAACGAATCCGCTTCTTTACATCGCCTTTGTACTGGTTGGTGCGGTAGTTTCAGGTGTCCTTTACGGAGCTCTTCGTAAAGCAAAATAA
- a CDS encoding DUF1149 family protein, protein MDIIRDKEFVNQYHFDARNLEWEKENGTPTTQMKVDFQLIEKNRDENRTSMVTILRFMIVLEYHVISGAMSQSVHLKNCYIEEPSEFSAEDKRILVEPLLEMLKRMTYDVTEIAFDAPGVNLEF, encoded by the coding sequence ATGGATATTATTCGTGATAAAGAGTTTGTTAACCAATATCACTTTGATGCACGCAACTTAGAGTGGGAAAAGGAAAATGGTACACCAACTACTCAAATGAAGGTTGATTTTCAGCTAATTGAGAAGAACCGTGACGAAAATCGGACCTCTATGGTGACCATTTTACGATTTATGATTGTCTTAGAATACCACGTCATTTCGGGTGCTATGAGTCAAAGCGTTCACTTGAAAAACTGCTATATTGAGGAGCCCTCAGAATTTTCAGCAGAAGACAAGCGGATTCTTGTAGAACCACTTTTGGAGATGTTGAAACGCATGACTTATGATGTAACAGAAATCGCCTTTGATGCCCCAGGCGTAAATTTGGAGTTTTAA
- a CDS encoding DegV family protein, with amino-acid sequence MKLAVITDSSAVLSSAALERDNLFVLPIPVTIEGQTYIEGENLTAEEFYQKMANSSELPKTSQPSLLELEEILASLVEQGYSHAIGLFLSSGISGFYQNIQYLADEFEGLSIAFPDTKITSAPLGMMVENVLAWAENGRGYEEILTKLNQEIGKTTAFIMVDDLNHLVKGGRLSNGAALLGNLLSIKPILYFTGEGKIEVYEKVRTEKKAVKRLLEILQEQTKDGQYQIAIIHANAPEKAENFKRSLEETGIATDLPVVSFGSVIGTHLGEGAVAFGISPIID; translated from the coding sequence ATGAAGTTAGCAGTTATCACGGATTCATCAGCTGTTCTCAGCTCAGCAGCCTTAGAAAGAGATAATTTGTTTGTTCTTCCTATTCCCGTGACGATTGAAGGACAGACCTACATTGAAGGAGAAAACTTAACTGCCGAGGAATTTTACCAAAAAATGGCTAATTCAAGCGAGTTACCAAAGACCAGTCAACCTAGTCTTTTGGAATTAGAAGAAATCCTTGCCAGTTTAGTAGAACAAGGATATAGCCATGCGATTGGACTCTTTCTATCCTCGGGTATTTCAGGTTTCTACCAAAATATTCAGTACTTAGCAGACGAGTTTGAGGGGCTGAGTATTGCTTTTCCAGATACAAAAATTACTTCCGCTCCTTTGGGAATGATGGTTGAAAATGTCCTTGCTTGGGCAGAAAACGGTCGTGGCTACGAAGAGATTTTAACCAAGCTGAATCAAGAGATTGGCAAAACTACCGCATTTATCATGGTTGATGATTTGAATCACTTAGTAAAAGGCGGACGTCTATCTAATGGCGCGGCCTTGCTCGGAAATCTCCTCAGCATCAAACCTATCCTTTATTTCACTGGAGAAGGAAAGATTGAAGTTTATGAGAAAGTCCGGACCGAGAAGAAGGCGGTGAAACGGCTTCTCGAAATCCTTCAGGAGCAAACCAAGGATGGTCAGTATCAGATTGCCATCATCCATGCAAACGCACCTGAGAAAGCCGAGAATTTCAAGCGGAGCCTTGAGGAAACAGGCATTGCAACTGATCTTCCCGTCGTAAGTTTTGGCTCGGTTATCGGCACCCATTTGGGTGAAGGAGCTGTCGCCTTTGGGATTTCTCCCATCATTGATTAG
- the dapB gene encoding 4-hydroxy-tetrahydrodipicolinate reductase codes for MSIRVIIAGFKGKMGSTAVAMVKEDAELTLTALVDPFATETEMDGVPVFKTKEEVAQLDADVWVDFTTPKFAYENTRFALENGFAPVVGTTGFTPEEIEELTALSAEKGLGGLIAPNFAIGAILLMQFAAQAAKYFPNLEIIELHHDKKKDAPSGTAVKTAELISQVRQTQVQGAADEEELMAGARGAEFDGFRIHSVRLPGLVAHQEVIFGAQGEGLTIRHDSYDRVSFMSGVNLGIKEVVKREKLVYGLEHLL; via the coding sequence ATGTCCATTCGAGTTATTATTGCTGGCTTTAAAGGGAAAATGGGCTCAACAGCTGTTGCTATGGTCAAGGAAGATGCAGAGTTGACCTTAACTGCCCTAGTAGACCCTTTTGCAACCGAAACAGAAATGGACGGTGTGCCAGTTTTTAAGACAAAAGAAGAAGTAGCGCAGCTTGATGCAGATGTCTGGGTGGATTTTACCACACCTAAGTTTGCCTATGAAAACACGCGCTTCGCACTGGAAAATGGGTTTGCACCTGTGGTTGGAACAACAGGTTTTACTCCAGAGGAAATTGAAGAACTAACCGCACTTTCAGCCGAAAAAGGCCTGGGTGGCTTGATTGCTCCTAACTTTGCTATTGGCGCTATCTTGCTCATGCAATTTGCAGCACAGGCAGCCAAGTATTTCCCAAATCTTGAAATTATCGAATTGCACCATGACAAGAAAAAAGATGCGCCGAGCGGAACAGCTGTAAAAACAGCAGAATTGATTTCTCAAGTGCGCCAAACACAGGTTCAAGGTGCAGCAGATGAAGAAGAATTGATGGCTGGAGCACGCGGTGCAGAATTTGATGGTTTCCGTATTCATTCAGTACGTTTACCTGGTCTTGTCGCTCATCAAGAAGTCATCTTTGGTGCCCAAGGTGAAGGCTTGACCATTCGTCATGATTCCTACGATCGTGTTTCTTTTATGAGTGGCGTGAATCTCGGAATTAAAGAAGTAGTTAAACGAGAAAAGCTCGTTTATGGGTTGGAACATTTACTATGA
- a CDS encoding CCA tRNA nucleotidyltransferase: MKLTVLPSEFQEALPILSKIKAAGFEAYFVGGSVRDAILGRSIHDVDIATSSYPQETKTIFPRTIDVGIEHGTVLVLEGGREYEITTFRTEDVYVDFRRPSQVAFVRSLEEDLRRRDFTVNAFALDEEARIVDLFDGLTDLENRTLRAVGVPSERFNEDALRIMRGFRFAASLDFTIEPETFQAMVETAPLLEKISVERIFIEFDKLLTTKHWRKGLRAMIDSKAYNFLPDLAGKGEQLASMLTSLGENFRFSSSEQAWAMLFVCLGIDNIKSFLKKWKTSNDFQRTVVKLVDIYHHRQTGPITKQICFQYGKDLLYLVEELRQAQGLATDFEQIDRIDQALTIHDKHEIVVNGGHIMKEFALKPGPVLGSLLKQVEYQIVEGHLANESEAILTFVKGKLENE; encoded by the coding sequence ATGAAATTAACTGTTTTGCCTTCTGAATTTCAGGAGGCTTTACCGATTTTATCGAAAATTAAAGCCGCTGGTTTTGAAGCTTATTTTGTCGGCGGGTCTGTCCGAGATGCTATTCTTGGCAGGTCTATACATGATGTAGACATTGCCACATCCAGCTATCCTCAAGAAACAAAAACCATTTTTCCTCGGACTATTGATGTCGGTATCGAACATGGAACGGTATTGGTTTTGGAAGGTGGGCGAGAGTACGAAATTACCACTTTTCGGACAGAAGATGTCTATGTTGATTTTCGCAGGCCTAGTCAGGTTGCTTTTGTGCGCTCTCTAGAAGAAGATTTGAGGCGACGCGATTTCACAGTCAACGCCTTTGCCCTTGATGAAGAGGCCCGCATTGTTGACCTTTTTGATGGACTGACAGACTTGGAAAACCGCACTTTGCGTGCGGTCGGAGTGCCTTCTGAGCGTTTTAATGAGGACGCCCTCCGTATCATGCGCGGTTTTCGTTTTGCAGCCAGTTTGGATTTCACCATTGAACCCGAAACATTTCAGGCAATGGTAGAAACCGCTCCGCTTTTAGAGAAAATATCAGTAGAGCGAATTTTCATTGAATTTGACAAACTGTTAACAACGAAGCATTGGAGAAAAGGCTTACGCGCTATGATTGATTCAAAAGCCTACAACTTTCTGCCAGACCTAGCAGGAAAGGGAGAGCAGTTAGCAAGCATGCTGACCAGCCTAGGAGAGAATTTCCGCTTTTCAAGTTCTGAACAAGCTTGGGCCATGCTCTTTGTCTGCTTGGGTATCGATAACATCAAGTCCTTCTTGAAGAAATGGAAGACCAGCAACGATTTTCAACGCACAGTTGTCAAGTTGGTCGATATTTATCATCACCGCCAAACAGGCCCCATCACCAAGCAAATCTGCTTCCAATACGGAAAAGACTTGCTCTACTTGGTAGAAGAACTCCGTCAGGCTCAAGGTTTGGCGACAGATTTTGAGCAAATTGATCGGATTGACCAAGCTTTGACGATTCATGATAAGCATGAAATTGTGGTGAACGGCGGCCACATCATGAAAGAGTTTGCTCTCAAACCGGGACCAGTTTTGGGCAGTCTTCTCAAACAGGTTGAATACCAGATTGTTGAAGGCCATCTAGCCAATGAATCAGAAGCAATCTTGACATTTGTGAAAGGGAAGTTAGAAAATGAGTGA
- the abc-f gene encoding ribosomal protection-like ABC-F family protein has protein sequence MSDFIVEHLTKSVGDKTVFSDLSFIIHKGDRIGIIGVNGTGKTTLLDVLSGRVGFDGDVSPFHSKSTYTFAYLTQEPNFDESKTVLDTVLSSDLREIQLIREYELLLTHYGDTSQTRLEKVMAEMDALNAWEIESQVKTVLSKLGLTDLNKTVAELSGGLRRRVQLAQVLLGNADLLLLDEPTNHLDIETIEWLTAFLKNTKKSVLFITHDRYFLDNVATRIFELDRANLTEYQGNYQDYVRLKAEQDERDAALRHKKEQLYKQELAWMRRQPQARATKQQARINRFHDLKGDLAHKVDDSELDINFETSRIGKKVINFEHVSFSYPDKPILTDFNLLVQNKDRIGIVGDNGKGKSTLLNLIAGEMQADSGKLEIGETIRIGYFSQTIKGLDESKRVINFLQEVAEEAKTSSGMVSIAELLEQFLFPRNTHGTLIEKLSGGEKKRLYLLKILLERPNVLLLDEPTNDLDIATLTVLEHFLQGFAGPVITVSHDRYFLDKVATKILAFEDDGIQTFFGNYTDYLDEKAFLASSSAISPEKPKEKTEKIRENKKRMSYFEKQEWATIEEDIAGLEERIEAIEAEMLTCGSDFTRLSDLQRELDEKNNLLLEKYERYEYLSELEG, from the coding sequence ATGAGTGATTTTATCGTTGAACACCTTACCAAGTCAGTCGGTGATAAGACAGTCTTTTCGGATCTCTCTTTCATCATTCACAAAGGCGATCGCATTGGAATTATCGGAGTCAACGGAACGGGGAAGACCACTCTATTGGACGTCTTGTCTGGTCGTGTCGGATTTGACGGAGATGTATCGCCCTTTCACAGTAAAAGCACCTATACGTTTGCTTATTTGACACAGGAACCAAATTTTGATGAGAGTAAAACCGTTTTAGATACAGTTTTGTCTTCTGATTTGCGAGAAATCCAGCTTATCCGTGAATATGAGTTGCTTTTAACCCATTATGGCGATACCAGCCAAACCCGTCTTGAAAAAGTGATGGCTGAAATGGATGCCCTCAACGCTTGGGAGATTGAAAGTCAAGTCAAGACGGTCTTATCCAAATTAGGTTTAACAGACCTTAACAAAACAGTAGCAGAGCTGTCTGGCGGTTTGCGTAGACGGGTGCAATTGGCTCAGGTTCTTTTAGGGAATGCGGATCTCTTGCTGCTTGATGAACCGACCAACCATTTGGATATTGAAACCATTGAGTGGCTAACCGCCTTCTTGAAAAATACCAAGAAGTCCGTTCTTTTCATTACCCATGACCGTTATTTCTTAGACAATGTGGCGACACGGATCTTTGAACTGGACCGCGCTAACTTGACCGAGTACCAAGGCAACTACCAAGACTATGTGCGCTTGAAAGCCGAACAAGACGAACGCGATGCAGCCCTCCGTCACAAGAAAGAACAGCTCTATAAGCAGGAACTGGCTTGGATGCGTCGTCAGCCACAGGCTCGTGCTACCAAGCAACAGGCTCGTATCAATCGTTTCCATGACTTGAAGGGCGATTTAGCCCACAAGGTAGATGACAGCGAGTTAGACATCAACTTTGAGACCTCCCGGATTGGTAAAAAGGTCATCAACTTTGAACATGTTAGCTTTTCTTATCCAGACAAGCCGATTTTGACGGATTTTAATCTCCTCGTCCAAAACAAGGATCGAATCGGGATTGTTGGTGACAATGGAAAAGGCAAATCAACTCTGCTAAATTTGATAGCAGGCGAGATGCAGGCCGACAGCGGAAAGCTGGAGATTGGTGAAACTATCCGCATCGGTTATTTCTCTCAGACCATCAAGGGGTTGGATGAGAGCAAGCGGGTCATCAATTTCTTACAAGAAGTAGCAGAAGAGGCCAAGACCAGTTCAGGTATGGTTTCCATTGCCGAACTCTTGGAGCAATTCCTCTTCCCACGCAACACCCACGGTACCCTCATCGAGAAATTGTCAGGTGGAGAGAAAAAGCGCCTCTATCTGCTGAAAATTCTTTTGGAACGCCCCAATGTTCTTTTGCTGGACGAGCCGACCAATGACCTAGACATAGCGACTTTGACAGTGCTGGAGCATTTCTTACAGGGCTTTGCTGGACCAGTCATCACCGTCAGCCACGACCGCTATTTCTTAGACAAGGTTGCGACCAAAATTCTGGCTTTTGAGGATGATGGCATCCAAACTTTCTTCGGCAATTACACGGACTATCTGGATGAAAAAGCCTTCCTGGCTTCCAGCTCTGCTATTTCTCCAGAAAAACCAAAGGAGAAAACTGAGAAGATAAGAGAGAACAAGAAGCGGATGTCCTATTTTGAAAAGCAGGAGTGGGCGACCATTGAAGAGGATATTGCTGGTCTTGAGGAGCGAATTGAAGCCATTGAAGCGGAGATGCTGACCTGTGGCAGTGACTTTACCAGACTATCCGATCTGCAGAGAGAGTTGGATGAAAAAAATAACTTGCTCTTAGAAAAATACGAGCGCTACGAGTATTTGAGTGAATTGGAGGGCTAG